Within Aspergillus oryzae RIB40 DNA, chromosome 2, the genomic segment GCATATAGAACAGTTAAAAATATAGTTACGCGAGGATAAAGAGGCGTTTTGTATAGAACAGAATGCTCTCAAAACTCTCAAACGATGATCATCATTTCACTATAGGTTATTTTATTGACTCCAAACTGCTCAATGTGATATTCAAAACATGCATTGGGGTATATACACCTCAGAAATATAGAACCGACTCCGTCTACGTCACTCAACacccttatcgataagacaCAATAAATCTTCTCCACCAAAACTCACTCCCTCACCTCCAACACCCCAAAACACAACTATCTCCAAAACCTCCTCCCCtcaattcctctctcctcctctaccCCCGCAAccaaccaaaagaaagaaaagaaggaacgAAAAAAGATGGTAAAACCACTAACCTTCAAAGGCGACAAGCCcaaaaagaccaaaaagcGCAGCGCGCCCTACCCACCCAGCAAACCAACCACAACGAAACTCACACAAGAAGAAACCGCCGAGCAAGAAAACACAGCCGAAGATCAGAGCTGGGTGTCAGCGGACGCGCCCTCGGACATCGCGGGCCCCGTTATCATCGTTCTCCCCTCCGACCCTCCGACCTGCATAGCTAGCGACGCCAATGGGAAGGTCTTCGCGAGCGAGATCGAGAATTTGATTGAGGGGGATCCGGGCACGGCGGAGCCGCATGATGTTCGGCAGGTTTGGGTTGCGACGAGGGTTGCGGGTACGGAGGGGATTAGTTTTAAGGGGCAGCATGGGAAGTAtgtttcccttccctttcttttttttacccctttttctttgttttgaAGGGAGCTTTGGTGTGGATTGGGTTTGTTGAGAGTTGTcgttgttattgttgttgttattgttgatgttgttgttgatgttgatgttgttgtcttATCCCCATTTGGGGGGGAATGAAGGAACGTTGGCTAATGTCTGAGATTAGGTATTTGGGCTGCGACAATTATGGAATTCTGAGTGCCGCGTCATCGGCTATTTCGCATCAGGAGTCGTTTGTTGTTATTCCGTCCGAGATGCCTGGATCGTTCTGTTTACAgactggtggtggtgataaGGAGACGTTTGTTTCTGTTACGGAGGGGAAGTCGAGTAAGGCGGCAAGCGGGAGGGTGGTTGAGGTTCGGGGCGATGCCACGAGTCTCTCGTTTGagacgacgatgaggattCGCATGCAGGCGCGGTTCAAGCCGCGGATTAAGGCGAGTAAGGAGACgaaggcgaaggagaagattaGTCGGAAGGAGTTGGAAGAGATTGTCGGGCGGAgactggatgatgatgaggtgaggaggttgaagagggcgaggaaggaagggaatTTCCATGAGGAGGTGCTGGATGTTAGGGTTAGGGGGAAGCATGATAAGTTTGCTTGagttggtttccttttttcctttccttttcatgCTGTTGATTCTTTGGGGTGGTGCATTGTACCAGGTCAACGGTTGAGCTTTTATTTGGATGTCTACTGGGTTTGGGTTGCCTGTGCAAGCTGGCTTGTCCGTATTACATGTTTCTTATAACAAATGGAACTCTGTGTTCTTTCATGTACCATATAGGGTTGAGGTAGCTAATTCATATGTGAATGTGGTGGTCGTGTACTAGCAATTATTGTGATATCAGGCTCTAAGATGAACTCAGATGTCACTTGGTTATCTCAATCACATCAGGCCCGGGTGATGGGTAAATAACGTCATGATAAGGTCAGTCAGTACCTTGGGGGTTGCCCTCAGGGTCCTCAACCCACTACTATTTAAGATGGAAAGCCCCGTACATCACATAAACATTCATTACTCATAAATCGGTGGTATCTCTATATACAAGAATCTAGTCAAAAGTGATAGCCGCCTTGATGGCAGACTTGTTCCTCATCGACTCCAAGCACTGCTCCCACTCTTCAAGCTTAAACACCTTATTCACGATGCCCTTGACCTTCACCTTACCAGAGTCAAGGTAGTCAATGGCAGCGGGGAACTTGTAGGTCTCGGAGAAACTTCCGAGAATAGTGATCTCGTCGCCGACTGCACCAGTGTTAGTCGCTACATACCGCA encodes:
- a CDS encoding uncharacterized protein (predicted protein), which translates into the protein MVKPLTFKGDKPKKTKKRSAPYPPSKPTTTKLTQEETAEQENTAEDQSWVSADAPSDIAGPVIIVLPSDPPTCIASDANGKVFASEIENLIEGDPGTAEPHDVRQVWVATRVAGTEGISFKGQHGKYLGCDNYGILSAASSAISHQESFVVIPSEMPGSFCLQTGGGDKETFVSVTEGKSSKAASGRVVEVRGDATSLSFETTMRIRMQARFKPRIKASKETKAKEKISRKELEEIVGRRLDDDEVRRLKRARKEGNFHEEVLDVRVRGKHDKFA